One genomic region from Buteo buteo chromosome 12, bButBut1.hap1.1, whole genome shotgun sequence encodes:
- the LOC142038027 gene encoding uncharacterized protein LOC142038027 isoform X4: MSGSTARKVQPFTISTKLSLPKCAADFSGDACPGIALASALDSHRGLRRSLNERISLYLAQARAGPAAPAGQRRSPSPGEDGATDEEQLNRNSLARSIKKITLSNWHGEAGAGDAGGPGDPARTGGERNHNNNNSRTGKAPFKLAGALALSPQKETPKGKEPTMAPGCGGRSSAGAAPLLDPSPLVAQFNREMLQAEGWVQGKLRDLKDGCDLQDWAEMAQTLQWDMKDFENTLIKLNQMGEQLTWQARPSAEVVRKQLLALRDQWQLLKQTAASQSKAPGGLRSLQDFNRKAERLEAWIRHKEEKPSLAALLQESPDKVQLTRRILDLKQEEQQFQSLHKELNSLAQKLEKQGKSESRSISARRKHLNKMWLRLQGTLKEHHEALHLALEVAAFLQQADTLLRAIHAKQRSFCGAGKPGEGEPCQDRDVRDIASQVMMLDVTVSQLLSLQPSLAARVSPKHRDVKESWAQLQQVLRMEKAPALAGSSPVGEAVARSAEPRGDDSSCGAGGKEAEDKWTRGPGSMVPKDVPRKMAEHGMEEESRPGSPAVGQPPHGGDSKRRRRETEAECGTQQPEAQLQDVCQAVNATVCLHKDSMSPRVPLRPVGDVESPEEAQMQREPLDSSSSTRAVLLEESAPGGPPGSPQVEAMLRELGDLWEDLQRKHQENGAVLQEIDKALRLVGELDRAERWLQAVAGSLSEPATMRSPAELRWDLEEMGQLERQLLLCGLKLQALREEAAGEPPAEHDGARKMQRKVEMVEEKLARVQAALRRRAADLRDSLVLSEFLQDLQEEEARSRQGPAAPGSGCCGSQGSFPLVSAQASQPLSSEDMSCPLGELQEAVEMLNDAAKEWERVMEVAAETESLERLVAEVSLCLETLRCRAEALARGTAQAESSFTTVKSEKDLQGLQGLLSQQQELECVVSETLQGKLEELERAAARLQELCPARLCPISREVQGTLLAWAGLQELLQETRARMQQASRLRHFFKDYLAMISWTEDTRAQIFSESPSGHSLLETPCEELERRIEGKLKEFEALAASGQQLVSEEHYLSATIKERLEELQSMLGWVLVRWRAQRHQRDLGSKQEDRRRPEGPSGMSPTSQEQHALCAQPQLESIHSPVEFTPCSLLKPMPRSEPRQPAGVAISPPASPLSDAPLGVEQSWGKPSSSTPHGAGPPEESVIWDPAETSTLLLPPWGPSGLGGTVNLILSIGKKGEKKKVQPVGGSERPGEEVLQTAQVEVGKTSSVKHLPAVTHRPPAPSSRTPATSHTLPKAGAGSLFDSLQRRERARAEQARLLTLQGIMGASSLQPAPEEHHGPSNTWPQKCSRMKGGPAAAGAGAPLGELLLYVRNPLVRDIDAECGAASRDPRLPGPKPMSPHLSLGSVLSLELPQDTVVLGCHRGAAVLQEEAEGQEQRQDWGVRPWEPTGSHGAGWQEEVVVDGHSPHGPGEGLGTSPKSERGTWFEEVSFNPSYSRQRAHRAGEERWSPRCPSSAGEDLLDFRPSRPSHVGVLHERVSWEGDELAAQLSQDGSPGTTGRARHRRAARLELGPSPASIPGRAGPVPGTARTQRPAGSGQPGGSPASPAAPTQLSVFEWALGSPQPHSPVSGTGKVCHPAHRQFEEEEEELQAIWDGAGEQQAPSLPAGSYAHHQAGSGAGSLPSPDATAAGPLILSSANNVLVAKFTLPTAARLLHSPLGEKSPGVGYSGGGSPSGHGVSPRVEELVSAASLDSPGALDRRRHGEEEREGSKAPPGKTEFQMMEGTLERKHVLQTGGRKASCRAWGLFHAVLMRQTLCFYQDRRDSLKSSVVALPLNLSGAVCTPDAEYTKKTNCFRLQLRDGSEYLLRAPSQPLMNEWVSKLQQNSGFPEVDYFQAAAHHVEGTSGAGGFSKVPSPGSSYLQGHHQVTTTKSQEIVVLPRSNAQLQQPLGSQDGPADGSVAVAEDVRGARHREQQWSPGGSPGLWDNSCPDDDYGLVANKRRSYSFTSATYQKITPVAMPKELVEAGSSYSVTLYIGEQAPAVPRARCHSFVARPGSPQDTLGEKTPSPPRPKNKSVFKKFFGKKE; this comes from the exons ATGTCGGGCAGCACGGCGCGGAAGGTGCAGCCCTTCACCATCAGCACCAAGCTCTCGCTGCCCAAGTGTGCCGCCGACTTCTCCGGGGACGCCTGCCCCGGCATCGCCCTCGCCTCCGCTCTGGACAGCCACCGCGGCCTCCGCCGCAGCCTCAACGAGCGCATCTCCCTCTACTTGGCCCAAgcccgggccggccccgccgcccccgcgggccAGcgccgcagccccagccccggcgaGGATGGGGCGACCGACGAGGAGCAGCTGAACCGCAACTCCCTCGCCCGCTCCATTAAGAAGATCACGCTGTCCAACTGGCATGGGGAGGCTGGCGCGGGGGACGCAGGGGGACCCGGAGACCCTGCCCGGACCGGCGGCGAGAGgaaccacaacaacaacaacagcaggACAGGGAAAGCTCCGTTCAAG CTGGCAGGAGCTCTGGCATTGTCACCCCAGAAAGAGACCCCAAAGGGCAAGGAACCCACCATGGCACCAGGATGTGGTGGGCGAAGCAGTGCAGGAGCAGCCCCCCTCCTCGACCCAAGCCCTCTGGTAGCCCAGTTCAACCGGGAGATGCTACAG GCGGAGGGCTGGGTGCAAGGCAAGCTGCGGGACCTGAAGGATGGCTGCGACCTCCAGGACTGGGCAGAGATGGCTCAGACCCTGCAGTGGGACATGAAGGATTTCGAGAACACACTGATAAAGCTCAACCAG ATGGGTGAGCAGCTGACGTGGCAGGCGAGGCCCAGCGCTGAGGTGGTGCggaagcagctgctggccctgcgGGACCAGTGGCAGCTCCTGAAGCAGACGGCTGCCAGTCAGAGCAAAGCCCCGGGGGGGCTGCGGAGCCTGCAAGACTTCAACAGGAAAGCCGAGCGGCTGGAGGCATGGATCAGGCACAAG GAGGAGAAGCCCTCCTTGGCAGCCCTCCTGCAGGAAAGCCCGGACAAGGTCCAGCTCACCCGCCGCATCCTTGACTTGAAGCAG gaggagcagcagtTCCAGAGTCTGCACAAGGAGCTGAACAGCCTGGCCCAGAAGCTGGAGAAACAAGGCAAAAGCGAGAGCAGGAGCATCTCAGCCCGGCGCAAGCACCTCAACAAAAT GTGGCTGCGGCTGCAGGGGACCCTGAAGGAGCACCACGAGGCTCTGCATCTGGCCCTGGAGGTGGCTGCCTTCCTCCAGCAAGCAGATACCCTGCTCAGGGCCATCCACGCCAAG CAGAGGAGCTTCTGCGGTGCAGGGAAGCCAGGGGAGGGTGAGCCATGCCAGGATCGGGATGTCAGGGATATAGCCAGCCAAGTGATG ATGCTGGATGTGACTGTGTCCCAGCTCCTCAGcctgcagcccagcctggcagccCGAGTCTCCCCTAAGCACCGAGATGTCAAGGAGAGCTGGGCGCAGCTCCAGCAGGTGCTGAG GATGGAGAAggctccagccctggcaggcagtTCCCCAGTGGGCGAAGCTGTGGCTCGGAGTGCAGAGCCCCGAGGAGATGAtagcagctgtggggctggagggaaggaagcagaagaTAAATGGACGAGAGGCCCTGGGAGCATG GTGCCGAAGGATGTGCCGAGGAAGATGGCGGAGCACgggatggaggaggagagcaggccTGGCTCCCCAGCAGTAGGGCAGCCCCCTCACGGCGGGGACAGCAAAAGG aggaggagagagacagaggcCGAGTGCGGGACGCAGCAGCCAGAGGCCCAGCTGCAGGACGTCTGTCAGGCAGTGAACGCG ACTGTGTGCCTGCACAAAGACAGCATGAGTCCCAGAGTCCCCCTGCGTCCAGTGGGGGACGTGGAGAGCCCAGAGGAAGCACAGATGCAGCGGGAGCCCCTGGACTCCAGCTCCAGCACCAGGGCTGTGCTCCTG gAGGAGTCAGCACCAGGGGGACCCCCAGGGAGCCCGCAGGTGGAGGCCATGCTGCGGGAGCTGGGGGACCTGTGGGAGGACCTGCAGAGGAAGCACCAGGAGAACGGTGCCGTGCTGCAGGAAATCGATAAG GCACTGAGGCTGGTGGGGGAGCTGGACCGGGCTGAGCGGTGGCTGCAAGCCGTGGCCGGGTCACTCTCGGAGCCAGCCACCATGAGAAGCCCGGCAGAGCTGCGCTGGGACCTGGAGGAGATGGGCCAGCTGGagaggcagctcctgctgtgtGGCCTCAAGCTCCAGGCGCTGCGGGAGGAAGCAGCGGGCGAGCCACCTGCCGAGCATGATGGGGCAAGGAAGATGCAGAGGAAGGTGGAGATGGTGGAGGAGAA GTTGGCACGTGTGCAGGCAGCCCTGCGGCGCCGGGCAGCAGACCTGCGTGACTCCCTAGTCCTGTCTGAGTTCCTGCAGGACCTGCAAGAGGAGGaggcacggagccggcagggaccTGCAGCG CCAGGGAGTGGGTGTTGTGGCTCGCAGGGGTCTTTTCCCCTGGTCTCAGCCCAGGCCAGCCAGCCGCTGAGCAGCGAGGACATGAGCTGTCCCTTgggagagctgcaggaggcCGTGGAGATGCTGAACGATGCAGCAAAGGAGTGGGAGCGGGTCATGGAAGTGGCGGCGGAGACAGAGAGCCTGGAACGCCTG GTGGCGGAGGTATCACTGTGCCTGGAGACCCTTCGATGCAGAGCCGAGGCACTGGCTCGAGGCACTGCCCAAGCAGAGAGCAGCTTCACCACAGTGAAGAGTGAGAAGGatctccaggggctgcagggcttgctgagccagcagcaggagctggag TGTGTGGTATCGGAGACCCTCCAGGGgaagctggaggagctggagagggCAGCTGCTCGCTTGCAAGAGCTCTGCCCTGCTCGGCTGTGCCCCATCAGCCGGGAGGTGCAGGGGACGCTGTTGgcctgggcagggctgcaggagctgctgcaggagaccCGGGCCCGCATGCAGCAGGCTAGCCGGCTGCGGCACTTCTTCAAGGATTACTTAGCCATGAT CTCCTGGACGGAGGACACGCGGGCTCAGATCTTCTCTGAAAGCCCAAGTGGCCACAGCCTTCTGGAGACTCCATGTGAGGAGCTGGAGAGGAGGATCGAAGGGAAGCTCAAGGAGTTTGAGGCACTGGCGGCCTCAGGGCAGCAGCTGGTGTCTGAGGAGCACTACCTAAGCGCAACA ATAAAGGAGCGCTtggaggagctgcagagcatGCTGGGCTGGGTCCTGGTGCGCTGGCGAGCACAGAGACATCAGCGGGACCTGGGGAGCAAGCAGGAGGACAGAAGGCGCCCGGAAGGCCCCTCAGGCATGTCCCCCACCAGCCAA GAGCAGCATGCCCTGTGTGCTCAGCCTCAGTTGGAGAGCATCCACAGCCCAGTGGAGTTCAcgccctgctccctcctgaaGCCCATGCCAAGATCGGAGCCGCGGCAGCCAGCAGGAGTGGCCATCTCTCCACCAGCATCGCCCCTCTCAGATGCCCCATTGGgagtggagcagagctgggggaagccCAGCAGCTCAACACCCCACGGTGCAGGACCTCCCGAGGAGTCTGTCATCTGGGATCCTGCTGAGACCTCcacgctgctgctgccaccatgGGGCCccagcgggctgggggggacggtCAACCTCATCCTCAGCATCGGCAAGAAGGGCGAGAAGAAGAAGGTGCAGCCAGTGGGCGGCAGTGAGCGgccaggggaggaggtgctgcagaCG GCGCAGGTGGAGGTCGGGAAAACCTCCAGTGTGAAGCATCTGCCTGCTGTCACCCACCGCCCTCCGGCACCCAGCAGCAGGACGCCGGCCACCTCCCACACCCTGCCGAAGGCAGGGGCGGGCTCCCTCTTCGACAGCCTGCAGCGGCGGGAGCGGGCAAGGGCCGAGCAGGCCCGGCTGCTGACGCTGCAGGGCATCATGGgtgccagctccctgcagcccgCGCCAGAGGAGCACCATGGCCCCAGCAACACGTGGCCTCAGAAGTGCAGCCGGATGAAGGGGGGGCCAGCAGCGGCGGGTGCTGGAGCCCCACTCGGAGAGCTGCTGCTCTACGTCAGGAACCCGCTGGTGCGGGACATCGACGCCGAGTGTGGGGCGGCGTCCCGGGACCCCCGCCTCCCTGGCCCAAAACCCATGTCCCCCCACCTTTCCCTGGGTTCCGTGCTCAGCCTAGAGCTGCCCCAAGACACGGTGGTCCTGGGGTGCCACCGAGGGGCCgcagtgctgcaggaggaggcggaggggcaggagcagaggcaggacTGGGGCGTGAGGCCATGGGAGCCCACAGGCTCGCATGGGGCTGGATGGCAGGAGGAGGTAGTTGTGGATGGGCACAGTCCCCACGGGCCtggtgaggggctggggacaTCCCCTAAGAGCGAGCGAGGAACGTGGTTCGAGGAGGTGAGCTTCAACCCCAGCTACAGCCGGCAAAGGGCACACCGCGCTGGGGAGGAGCGCTGGAGCCCGCGGTGCCCCAGCAGTGCCGGTGAAGACCTCCTGGACTTCAGGCCGAGCCGGCCGTCCCATGTTGGTGTGCTGCACGAGCGGGTCAGCTGGGAGGGGGACGAGCTGGCTGCCCAGCTGAGCCAGGATGGCAGCCCTGGCACCACTGGGAGGGCCAGGCATCGCAGAGCCGCTCGACTGGAGCTTGGGCCGTCCCCTGCCAGCatcccaggcagggcaggacccGTCCCCGGCACTGCCCGCACACAGCGGCCAGCTGGCAGTGGCCAGCCTGGAGGGTCCCCGGCTTCCCCTGCCGCCCCCACCCAGCTGTCTGTCTTCGAGTGGGCGCTGgggtccccacagccccacagccctgtgtCAGGCACCGGGAAGGTTTGCCACCCTGcccacaggcagtttgaggaagaagaagaggagctGCAGGCCATCTGGGATGGGGCGGGTGAGCAGCAGGCACCCAGCCTGCCGGCAGGCAGCTATGCCCACCACCAGGCGGGGAGTGGGGCAGGCAGCCTGCCGAGCCCCGATGCCACTGCCGCCGGGCCCCTCATCCTCTCATCAGCCAACAACGTGCTAGTGGCCAAGTTCACCCTTCCCACCGCCGCCCGGCTCCTCCACAGCCCATTGGGAGAGAAGAGCCCCGGTGTGGGGTACAGCGGTGGTGGCAGCCCCAGCGGGCACGGGGTGTCCCCCCGTGTGGAGGAGCTGGTGTCCGCAGCCTCCTTGGACAGCCCCGGTGCCTTGGATCGGCGGAGGcatggggaagaagagagggagggCAGCAAG GCCCCTCCTGGTAAAACGGAGTTTCAGATGATGGAGGGGACACTGGAAAGGAAGCACGTGTTGCAAACAGGAGGGAGGAAG GCCAGCTGCCGGGCCTGGGGCCTCTTCCATGCTGTGCTGATGAGGCAGACGCTGTGCTTCTACCAGGACCGCCGGGACAGCCTCAAG agctctgtggtCGCCCTTCCCCTGAACCTCTCCGGGGCGGTCTGCACCCCAGATGCTGAGTACACCAAGAAGACCAACTGCTTCAGGCTACA gctgcgGGATGGCTCCGAGTACCTCCTGAgggccccctcccagcccctcatGAACGAATGGGTCTCCAAGCTACAGCAAAACTCAG GTTTCCCCGAAGTGGATTACTTCCAGGCGGCAGCACACCATGTTGAGGGTACCAGTGGTGCTGGGGG ttTCAGCAAggtccccagccctgggagctCCTACCTCCAGGGACATCATCAGGTCACGACCACCAAGAGCCAGGAGATCGTGGTGCTGCCCCGCTCAAAcgcccagctgcagcagcctctgggCAGCCAGGATGGCCCAGCCGATGGGTCTGTGGCAGTAGCAG AGGATGTTCGTGGGGCCAGGCACAGGGAGCAGCAGTGGTCACCCGGGGGGTCCCCTGGCCTGTGGGACAACAGCTGCCCAGATGACGACTATGGGCTCGTGGCCAACAAGAGGAGGTCCTACTCCTTCACCTCAG CCACTTACCAGAAGATCACCCCGGTGGCCATGCCCAAGGAGCTGGTGGAGGCTGGGAGCAGCTACTCCGTCACACTGTACATCGGGGAGCAAGCACCGGCTGTGCCCCGGGCACGCTGCCACTCCTTCGTGGCCCGGCCGGGGAGCCCGCAGGACACGCTGGGGGAGAAGACACCTAGCCCCCCTCGGCCCAAGAACAAATCTGTCTTCAAGAAGTTCTTTGGGAAGAAGGAGTGA